Proteins co-encoded in one Acidobacteriota bacterium genomic window:
- a CDS encoding helix-turn-helix domain-containing protein, with protein sequence MPSFGETLRRQRELRQISLREVSEATKINIRYLEALERNDFTHLPGGAFTRGYIRSFARVIGVDESEMVDAYLYELSQQNHSEGPTGERGVQAETLAQHFSLPRGNEEERRRRARILAVIAIVLLTLAIVGGGGWALYTWLGTSPAQTQNQEALAP encoded by the coding sequence ATGCCTTCATTCGGGGAGACGCTGCGGCGGCAACGGGAGTTGCGACAGATCTCGCTCCGGGAAGTCTCCGAAGCGACCAAGATCAACATTCGCTATCTCGAGGCCCTCGAGCGTAACGACTTTACCCACCTCCCGGGTGGGGCTTTCACCCGTGGATACATCCGTTCCTTCGCCCGCGTGATCGGCGTCGACGAAAGCGAGATGGTCGACGCCTATCTCTACGAACTCTCCCAGCAAAACCATAGCGAGGGCCCCACCGGCGAAAGAGGGGTCCAGGCCGAGACCCTGGCCCAACATTTTTCCCTGCCCCGCGGCAACGAGGAAGAGCGTCGGCGACGCGCCCGCATCCTGGCCGTGATCGCCATTGTCCTGCTGACCCTGGCCATCGTCGGTGGCGGCGGCTGGGCACTCTACACCTGGCTCGGCACATCCCCGGCGCAGACGCAGAACCAGGAAGCCCTCGCCCCGTGA
- a CDS encoding tetratricopeptide repeat protein → MRALKAVRQHLKSYHLKSGVFHFYRGEHGPAADFLTRALNEDGDRLSAADRRAALYYLVQTRIGAAFHHETRGDMDRAIAEYRSALEVMPRYPDVHLRLGDALARTGRHDEAIEHYEQAIEVNPLYVHARVRLGFAHLEKGDFEAARQAFREADQARRARAEQSLKSAEEALGRGQPEEAAAIYNDVFQENLARFKQELEEGLNHLRMERWEDAVTHLETAAELCPRYADVHNYLGVALAEQGRHKPAVQAFLASVKINPEYLVAWLNLAFVAFELGDEKLARQALGEVLDREADNAPAQYLLAQLGGTEGQSAALRPSKPAAQGRS, encoded by the coding sequence ATGCGAGCCCTGAAGGCGGTTCGACAGCACCTGAAAAGCTACCACCTCAAATCCGGGGTGTTCCACTTCTATCGTGGCGAGCACGGCCCCGCAGCGGATTTCCTGACCCGCGCCCTGAACGAAGACGGCGATCGGCTCAGCGCCGCCGACCGTCGCGCGGCGCTGTACTACCTGGTGCAGACGCGTATCGGTGCCGCGTTCCACCACGAAACCCGGGGCGATATGGATCGCGCGATCGCCGAGTACCGCAGCGCCCTCGAGGTGATGCCCAGGTACCCGGACGTCCACCTGCGGCTGGGAGACGCCCTGGCCCGTACCGGTCGCCACGACGAGGCCATCGAACACTACGAGCAGGCCATCGAGGTCAATCCTCTCTACGTGCATGCCAGAGTGCGCCTAGGTTTCGCCCACCTCGAAAAAGGTGATTTCGAAGCGGCGCGGCAAGCCTTTCGGGAGGCCGACCAGGCCCGTCGAGCGCGGGCCGAGCAGAGCCTCAAAAGCGCCGAAGAGGCCCTGGGTCGAGGCCAGCCCGAGGAGGCGGCCGCGATCTACAACGATGTCTTTCAAGAGAATCTGGCGCGCTTCAAGCAGGAACTGGAGGAGGGCCTGAACCATCTGCGGATGGAGCGATGGGAAGACGCCGTCACGCATCTCGAGACCGCCGCCGAGCTCTGCCCGCGATATGCCGATGTCCACAATTACCTCGGTGTCGCCCTGGCCGAACAGGGACGGCACAAGCCGGCGGTCCAGGCTTTCCTGGCCTCGGTGAAGATCAATCCCGAATACCTGGTGGCCTGGCTCAACCTGGCTTTCGTGGCCTTCGAACTGGGCGACGAAAAGCTCGCCAGACAAGCGCTGGGGGAGGTCCTCGATCGTGAGGCGGACAACGCCCCCGCCCAGTACCTGCTGGCCCAACTCGGCGGCACCGAGGGCCAGTCGGCGGCGTTGCGGCCATCGAAGCCAGCCGCGCAGGGTCGGTCATGA
- a CDS encoding Stp1/IreP family PP2C-type Ser/Thr phosphatase, protein MTISACGQTDRGLLRPHNEDALLISLDHGVFAVADGMGGHAAGEVASGIAIEAVREVLDRPRAADDDMPGLIRRAIDEANRRIADRIQLKPEYRGMGTTLVLAVVEGDRYWIAHVGDSRAYRIRGSEIRQLTSDHSFVNELVRLGMLSREQAARDPRRNVVTRALGSGPSVVADVVEEVAQPGDLLLLCSDGLNSMLDDETILATAMAARQDLDDGCRRLVAAANAAGGEDNITVILVQPVGSPVDSVTPTQPVAAPPSDSGEQQD, encoded by the coding sequence ATGACCATCAGCGCCTGCGGCCAGACCGACCGGGGCCTGCTGCGGCCTCACAACGAAGATGCCCTGCTGATCTCGCTCGACCATGGAGTCTTCGCCGTCGCGGACGGGATGGGAGGCCACGCGGCCGGCGAAGTCGCTTCGGGGATCGCCATCGAAGCGGTGCGCGAGGTGCTCGATCGTCCGAGAGCGGCCGACGACGACATGCCGGGATTGATCCGGCGTGCCATCGACGAGGCCAATCGTCGCATCGCAGACAGGATCCAGCTCAAGCCGGAATACCGCGGCATGGGTACGACCCTGGTGCTGGCGGTGGTGGAAGGCGACCGCTACTGGATCGCCCACGTGGGGGATTCCCGGGCCTACCGCATCCGCGGCTCGGAGATCCGCCAGCTGACATCCGACCACTCCTTCGTCAACGAACTGGTGCGACTGGGCATGCTTTCCCGGGAGCAGGCCGCCCGGGACCCGCGCCGCAACGTGGTGACCCGGGCCCTGGGCAGCGGGCCCTCCGTGGTCGCTGACGTGGTGGAGGAGGTCGCCCAACCGGGTGACCTGCTCCTGCTCTGTTCCGATGGCCTCAACAGCATGCTCGATGACGAGACGATTCTCGCCACGGCCATGGCGGCACGGCAGGACCTGGATGATGGCTGCCGCCGGCTCGTGGCGGCCGCCAACGCCGCCGGAGGCGAAGACAACATCACGGTGATCCTCGTCCAACCCGTCGGCTCTCCGGTCGACTCGGTGACGCCGACCCAGCCGGTGGCGGCTCCGCCCTCGGACTCCGGCGAACAGCAGGACTGA
- a CDS encoding GGDEF domain-containing protein gives MKIVALDPPAGRLDEVFHVLRQRGHEAEAHPASILPSMADLASRCDVLILFERERVADLLAQLRDDPQAGSLPVAFVGDEKAGLQALEAGADIWISANEAPGVMALRLDALARRSRLGGAPRLDSLTGLIGRRRLLERLRHEFDRCARYRRSLGLLVVEPDPIEAINRDFGMEVGDQALRGLADLLRGLVRDVDILGRLSGKRFAMILPETDAGGALTAASRLRDAAEGYLFPALRGGTPLRLPVCVGVAAFPSRSVDTADDLLGRALEALGQARRRGGNTVVAFGAGDVIWSRRAPSPAEFE, from the coding sequence GTGAAGATCGTGGCCCTGGATCCGCCGGCCGGTCGCCTCGACGAGGTCTTCCATGTTCTTCGACAGCGCGGCCACGAAGCCGAGGCCCATCCCGCGTCCATTCTTCCATCGATGGCCGACCTGGCCTCCCGGTGTGACGTGCTGATCCTCTTCGAACGGGAGCGAGTGGCGGACCTGCTCGCCCAGCTCCGGGACGACCCCCAGGCCGGCTCGCTGCCGGTCGCGTTCGTGGGCGACGAGAAGGCTGGACTGCAGGCCCTGGAGGCGGGGGCCGACATCTGGATCTCCGCCAACGAGGCCCCCGGCGTGATGGCGCTCCGCCTCGACGCGCTGGCCCGCCGCTCCCGCCTGGGGGGCGCACCCCGCCTCGATTCCCTGACGGGACTGATCGGTCGCCGCCGGCTGCTCGAGCGGCTCAGGCACGAATTCGACCGCTGCGCCCGCTACCGTCGAAGCCTGGGCCTGCTGGTGGTGGAGCCCGATCCCATCGAGGCGATCAACCGTGACTTCGGCATGGAGGTCGGCGACCAGGCGCTGCGGGGGCTGGCGGATCTCCTGCGCGGCCTGGTGCGCGACGTGGACATCCTGGGCCGACTGTCCGGCAAGCGCTTTGCGATGATCCTTCCCGAAACCGATGCCGGTGGAGCCCTGACGGCCGCCTCGCGACTGCGGGACGCGGCGGAGGGCTATCTCTTCCCGGCTCTGCGCGGAGGCACGCCGCTGCGCCTGCCGGTCTGCGTGGGTGTCGCGGCCTTTCCCTCGCGCAGCGTGGACACCGCCGACGATCTCCTGGGCCGAGCCCTCGAAGCGCTGGGCCAGGCCCGTCGCCGGGGAGGCAACACCGTGGTGGCCTTCGGTGCCGGCGATGTGATCTGGTCCCGACGAGCCCCGAGTCCCGCCGAGTTCGAGTAA
- a CDS encoding alpha/beta fold hydrolase: protein MSAFCKLLIVILMAPLAATAWGQGTPVAPSTIDEEISLELEDGLITHGLLVLPEHASRPLPLVLLLHAFGKDRDGMLDLADALASRGMAALAIDIRGHGASSGTTGRELFSYAVIPQKKLRQAVDDQRQVINHLRGHPRLDLQRLGVVGIAEGGQIAAALGGRLPEVRGLVIVDAVAPAPGFHPDTDLGYYGERPALFICSAVPRSKIQAEVLANYGTGERKIFCTDTYESGDDLVMPPSPAVEEVVHWLEDKLAAVHP, encoded by the coding sequence ATGTCCGCTTTCTGCAAACTGTTGATCGTGATCCTCATGGCCCCCCTGGCCGCCACCGCCTGGGGGCAAGGCACCCCTGTGGCGCCGAGCACCATCGACGAGGAAATCAGCCTGGAACTCGAGGATGGACTGATCACCCACGGTCTGCTCGTCCTCCCCGAGCATGCCTCCCGGCCCCTTCCCCTGGTACTCCTGCTTCACGCTTTCGGCAAGGACCGCGACGGCATGCTGGACCTGGCCGACGCTCTCGCGAGCAGGGGCATGGCGGCCCTGGCCATCGACATTCGTGGGCACGGGGCGTCGAGCGGCACGACGGGCCGCGAACTCTTTTCCTACGCCGTGATCCCCCAGAAGAAGCTCCGGCAGGCGGTGGACGATCAACGGCAGGTGATCAACCACCTTCGCGGGCACCCGCGCCTGGATCTTCAGCGGCTTGGCGTGGTCGGTATCGCGGAAGGCGGGCAGATCGCCGCCGCGCTGGGAGGGAGACTGCCCGAAGTCCGCGGCCTGGTCATCGTCGACGCGGTGGCCCCGGCTCCCGGCTTCCACCCTGACACGGACCTGGGATACTACGGCGAGCGGCCGGCCCTCTTCATCTGCTCCGCGGTGCCTCGCTCGAAGATTCAGGCCGAGGTTCTCGCGAACTATGGAACGGGCGAGCGCAAGATTTTCTGCACCGATACCTACGAGAGCGGAGATGACCTGGTGATGCCGCCCTCTCCAGCCGTCGAGGAGGTCGTCCATTGGCTCGAGGACAAGCTGGCCGCCGTGCACCCCTGA
- a CDS encoding ABC transporter substrate-binding protein, which yields MARGQAGRRAPLIALASCCLLMLALAGCRAAQPSTGVRDGVVRLPIPADPATLSFSRAHDKWSLVLTELIGDSLIGLDASLRPVPRIARKWQWSDDHRRLTFELRKDVLWHDGRRVTSADVVHTWKLLSGPESSSSAWTPGMAAASRVDAPDPWTVTVDYDEPYAPALGSWGVPLIPAHRPQDDPQLVGCGPWRFVSWDRGARIVLEANPGHYAAPRLRRLVFEIIPDRTTQFQALKTGELDMAGLTPSQVRAFRQDAGLNERLAMIEYRILYYFFIAWRDDGEGGLFHDPRTRQAMTMAIDRDGLTAIFDELCQTGATAFHPDSWAFDPAVEPWPFDPQAAGSLLAEMGWKDIDGDGILERDGKDFRFKLAYSLGSAEIERIATYVQQQLEAIGVQAVLDPSEWALFLERARKTRDYDALMMGWSLDVDPDAYDLFHSSQRAVGGANYTQLADPLVDSLIEEGRRSLDRQARREIYSRLQRRLHQLEPQTVLFYPMSPLAYDRRLENLETSPLGPLRFIPGASNWRWSAAGE from the coding sequence TTGGCTCGAGGACAAGCTGGCCGCCGTGCACCCCTGATCGCGCTCGCGTCGTGCTGCCTGCTGATGCTGGCCCTCGCCGGCTGCCGGGCGGCACAGCCTTCGACCGGGGTGCGGGACGGCGTCGTCCGTCTCCCCATACCGGCCGATCCCGCCACACTCTCCTTTTCCCGTGCCCACGACAAGTGGTCGCTGGTCTTGACGGAACTGATCGGCGATTCGCTGATCGGTCTCGACGCGTCCCTCCGGCCCGTGCCGCGCATCGCCCGGAAGTGGCAGTGGAGCGACGATCATCGACGGCTGACCTTCGAACTGAGAAAGGATGTACTCTGGCACGACGGTCGCCGGGTCACCTCCGCCGACGTGGTGCATACATGGAAGCTCCTCTCCGGCCCCGAGAGCAGCAGCTCGGCCTGGACCCCCGGCATGGCGGCGGCTTCCCGGGTCGACGCTCCGGATCCATGGACCGTCACCGTGGACTACGACGAACCCTATGCCCCGGCCCTCGGATCCTGGGGGGTCCCCCTGATCCCCGCCCATCGGCCCCAGGACGACCCCCAACTGGTGGGCTGCGGCCCCTGGCGTTTCGTGAGTTGGGACCGGGGAGCGCGCATCGTGCTCGAAGCCAACCCCGGGCACTATGCGGCGCCACGGCTCCGTCGCCTGGTCTTCGAAATCATCCCGGATCGAACCACCCAGTTCCAGGCACTGAAAACCGGAGAGCTGGACATGGCGGGCCTGACGCCATCCCAGGTCCGTGCCTTCCGCCAGGACGCGGGCCTGAACGAGCGCCTGGCGATGATCGAATACAGGATCCTCTACTACTTCTTCATCGCCTGGCGGGACGACGGCGAAGGCGGACTCTTCCATGACCCGCGCACGCGGCAGGCCATGACGATGGCGATCGACCGGGACGGGCTGACGGCCATCTTCGACGAACTCTGCCAGACCGGCGCCACGGCCTTTCATCCCGACAGTTGGGCTTTCGATCCCGCCGTCGAGCCCTGGCCTTTCGACCCCCAGGCCGCCGGGAGCCTGCTGGCGGAGATGGGCTGGAAGGATATCGACGGAGACGGCATCCTCGAACGCGACGGCAAGGACTTCCGCTTCAAGCTGGCCTATTCCCTGGGCTCTGCGGAGATCGAGCGCATCGCCACCTACGTCCAGCAACAACTGGAGGCCATCGGCGTGCAGGCGGTTCTCGACCCCTCCGAATGGGCGCTGTTTCTCGAGCGCGCCCGCAAGACGCGGGACTACGACGCGTTGATGATGGGCTGGAGCCTGGACGTGGATCCGGACGCCTACGACCTGTTCCACTCGTCCCAGCGAGCGGTCGGAGGCGCCAACTACACCCAACTCGCCGACCCCCTCGTCGACTCGCTGATCGAAGAGGGACGCCGCAGCCTCGACAGGCAGGCCCGGCGCGAGATCTACTCCCGCCTGCAGCGGCGCCTGCACCAGCTCGAACCCCAGACCGTGCTCTTCTACCCCATGTCCCCCCTGGCCTACGACCGGCGACTCGAAAACCTGGAGACCAGCCCGCTGGGTCCCCTGCGCTTCATCCCCGGAGCCTCGAACTGGCGCTGGAGCGCCGCGGGAGAGTGA